Proteins from a single region of Crassaminicella profunda:
- a CDS encoding polysaccharide deacetylase family protein has product MKIILFLIFLFMIYGVIPNHYYKYISRKVIRKMDAKQKQIALTFDDGPDPRYTHELLDLLKDYNIQATFFLVAEKSLKNRDILERIIHEGHSIGLHSLSHKHAWLSMPFETKKDFEKSMKIFKELKVNLKFFRPPWGTFNILTQYFAKKLGLETILWSINGRDWSSQVTSKEIAKRIMNYIQDGDIILLHDSGGAEGAPKRTLEALKEIIPKLKNDGYKFVTIDEKVGDLEHEKAIQTY; this is encoded by the coding sequence GTGAAAATTATATTGTTTTTAATATTTCTTTTTATGATATATGGAGTGATTCCTAATCATTACTATAAATATATATCAAGAAAAGTCATTAGAAAAATGGATGCTAAACAAAAACAAATTGCTTTAACTTTTGATGACGGACCTGACCCTAGATATACTCATGAACTTTTGGATCTATTGAAAGATTATAATATTCAGGCTACTTTTTTTCTAGTAGCTGAAAAATCCTTAAAAAATAGAGATATTCTTGAAAGAATCATTCATGAAGGACATAGTATTGGCCTCCATTCTTTATCTCACAAACATGCATGGCTGAGTATGCCTTTTGAGACAAAAAAAGATTTTGAAAAGTCCATGAAAATATTCAAAGAACTTAAGGTAAATCTAAAATTTTTCAGACCTCCCTGGGGAACTTTTAATATACTTACCCAATATTTTGCAAAAAAACTGGGGCTAGAGACCATATTATGGTCTATTAATGGAAGAGATTGGAGTAGTCAGGTTACATCAAAAGAGATAGCTAAAAGAATTATGAATTATATTCAAGATGGCGATATCATACTCCTTCATGATAGCGGTGGGGCAGAAGGGGCGCCTAAAAGAACATTAGAAGCGCTAAAGGAAATTATCCCAAAGCTTAAAAATGATGGATACAAATTTGTGACTATAGATGAAAAAGTAGGTGATTTAGAACATGAAAAAGCTATTCAAACTTATTGA
- a CDS encoding YkoP family protein, protein MKKLFKLIERSVVKINNWKHVPNSKRKLLYICPHVYKGRTIEILDGTMIKNGDVVAEMHIDNLKVDQLENDYRKLFRRLKEELQALSNLIINEKEFEEIKAYHGTTLLYPLAKKQGFTIVEMDKGPKKYFLILWENILRIVFKKDKKIRDRLRTPKECWISKGQLLQKYIGT, encoded by the coding sequence ATGAAAAAGCTATTCAAACTTATTGAGAGAAGTGTTGTGAAAATCAATAATTGGAAGCATGTGCCTAATTCAAAAAGAAAACTATTATATATCTGCCCTCATGTATACAAAGGAAGAACAATAGAAATTTTAGATGGGACAATGATTAAAAATGGAGACGTAGTAGCAGAAATGCATATAGATAATTTGAAAGTTGATCAATTAGAAAATGATTATAGAAAACTCTTTAGAAGATTGAAAGAAGAATTACAAGCTTTAAGCAACCTGATAATCAATGAAAAGGAATTTGAAGAGATTAAGGCATATCATGGAACCACTTTATTATATCCTCTTGCAAAGAAGCAGGGGTTTACCATTGTAGAGATGGATAAAGGACCTAAAAAATACTTTTTAATCTTATGGGAAAACATATTGAGAATTGTATTTAAAAAAGATAAAAAAATAAGAGATAGACTTAGGACGCCAAAAGAATGCTGGATTTCTAAAGGTCAATTACTACAAAAGTATATAGGAACTTAA